A single window of Solenopsis invicta isolate M01_SB chromosome 3, UNIL_Sinv_3.0, whole genome shotgun sequence DNA harbors:
- the LOC105207870 gene encoding glycine dehydrogenase (decarboxylating), mitochondrial isoform X2 — translation MQYTLKMARCSRLLNKHNIVAQHMRGLQLSSLQNKQNMNKLLPQKEEFQARHIGPREHEQIEMLKLIGFKSLDELTETAVPATILRKGDLNLEEPVTEYDLMKRITQISEKNYVWRSYIGMGYHNCCVPHTIMRNIFENPGWTTQYTPYQPEISQGRLEGLLNYQTMICDFTGMEVANASLLDEGTAAAEALALAYRHNKRKKLFVSDRVHPQTISVIATRAASLGLTLEVGDVFKVDTSGNDIAGILIQYPDTTGCIHDFEDIVQKSHANGTLVCAATDLLALAVLQPPSDFGVDVCVGTSQRFGVPLGYGGPHAGFFACRQKLVRLMPGRMIGVTRDSSGQDAYRLALQTREQHIRRDKATSNICTAQALLANMSAMYAVYHGPQGIRNIASRVHNLTLVLAKGLEVAGNAINNIYFFDTITVTPKDSVQTIKENANKAKINLRYFNDGKIGISLDETTTTEDVNDLFKIFSANITVEEVVKDENFLTKSLDKSDFHRTISYLQHPVFNSHHSETRIVRYMKSLENKDVSLVHSMIPLGSCTMKLNSTTEMMPCSLKGFTDIHPFAPLEQAEGYQQLFAELERDLCAITGYDGISFQPNSGAQGEYAGLRAIQCYHESKGDKHRQVCLIPISAHGTNPASAQMAGMQVEPILVRKDGSVDLAHLKEMINKYQKTLSCLMITYPSTNGVFEETISDICNMVHNAGGQVYLDGANMNAQVGLCRPGDYGSDVSHLNLHKTFCIPHGGGGPGMGPIGVKRHLIPFLPNHPVVNLGDDYNDLKNLGAVSAAPFGSSAILPISWAYIKMMGPKGLRKATQVAILNANYMSKRLEKYYKTLYKGETGLIAHEFILDVRDFKKTANVEAVDIAKRLMDYGFHAPTMSWPVAGTLMIEPTESEDKTELDRFCDSLISIRKEIADIEEGKLDIAQNPLKLAPHTQKQVVTTEWNRPYSRELAAFPATFVKGSNKIWPSVGRIDDIYGDKNLFCTCPPILPEQQ, via the exons ATGCAGTACACTTTAAAGATGGCAAGGTGTTCCAGACTTTTAAATAAGCACAATATTGTGGCTCAACATATGCGTGGTTTGCAACTAAGTAGTTTACAGAATAAACAGAACATGAATAAATTGCTTCCACAAAAGGAGGAATTTCAAGCGAGGCACATTGGACCCAGGGAACACGAGCAGatagaaatgttaaaattaattggaTTTAAG AGTCTTGATGAATTAACGGAAACGGCAGTACCAGCTACGATTCTTCGCAAAGGAGATTTAAATCTCGAGGAGCCAGTTA cTGAGTACGACCTAATGAAGCGAATCACACAAATTTCTGAAAAGAATTATGTTTGGCGCTCTTACATAGGCATGGGGTACCATAACTGCTGCGTACCGCACACGATTATGCGTAACATTTTCGAAAATCCTGGATG GACTACGCAATACACTCCTTATCAGCCCGAGATTTCGCAAGGACGACTCGAAGGCCTGTTGAATTATCAAACCATGATATGTGACTTCACGGGGATGGAAGTGGCGAATGCCTCTCTGTTGGATGAAGGAACAGCGGCAGCGGAGGCTCTGGCGCTCGCATATAGgcacaataaaagaaaaaagttgtttGTCTCCGACCGAGTGCATCCTCAGACCATTAGTGTTATCGCGACACGCGCCGCATCCTTAGGTTTAACGCTAGAAGTCGGAGATGTGTTTAAAGTAGACACCAGTGGGAACGATATTGCTGGTATTCTCATACAATATCCCGATACAACTGGTTGCATTCATGATTTCGAGGACATTGTTCAAAAGTCGCACGCTAATGGg ACTCTTGTCTGCGCTGCCACAGACTTACTTGCTTTAGCTGTGCTTCAACCGCCAAGTGATTTTGGCGTCGATGTATGCGTGGGTACCAGCCAGCGTTTCGGAGTGCCTCTCGGGTATGGTGGGCCCCATGCCGGGTTTTTCGCATGCCGACAGAAGCTGGTGCGATTAATGCCCGGCAGAATGATAGGCGTCACGAGAGATTCCAGCGGACAGGACGCTTATCGGCTGGCTCTCCAAACGCGCGAGCAGCACATCAGGAGAGACAAAGCCACCAGCAATATCTGCACCGCACAAGCGTTGCTAGCTAACATGTCCGCGATGTACGCGGTGTATCATGGACCTCAGGGAATACGAAATATCGCAAGCAGAGTGCACAATTTAACGCTAGTTTTAGCGAAGGGTCTGGAGGTAGCTGGAAATGCgataaataacatttacttCTTCGATACCATTACAGTAACGCCAAAAGATTCTGTCCAGACGATAAAGGAAAATGCGAATAaggctaaaataaatttaag atattttaacgACGGTAAGATTGGAATATCTCTCgacgagacgacgacgacggaggaCGTGAATGAtcttttcaagatattttcGGCGAACATTACGGTTGAAGAAGTGGTCAAAGATGAAAACTTCCTAACGAAAAGTTTGGATAAGTCGGATTTTCATCGTACTATTTCATATTTACAACATCCCGTATTCAATAGCCATCATTCGGAAACGAGAATAGTTAGATACATGAAATCTCTGGAAAACAAGGATGTATCTCTCGTGCATAGCATGATTCCACTG GGTTCTTGCACGATGAAGTTGAATTCAACGACGGAGATGATGCCTTGCAGTTTGAAAGGTTTCACAGACATACATCCTTTTGCTCCGCTTGAGCAGGCCGAAGGATACCAACAATTATTCGCTGAATTGGAGCGAGATCTATGCGCGATCACCGGTTACGACGGAATTAGTTTCCAACCGAATAGCGGAGCGCAAGGTGAATACGCGGGTCTGAGGGCTATACAATGCTATCACGAATCGAAGGGCGATAAGCATCGACAAGTCTGTTTAATTCCGATATCCGCGCACGGCACAAATCCCGCATCCGCTCAAATGGCGGGTATGCAGGTGGAACCGATCCTCGTGCGAAAAGACGGTTCAGTTGACTTGGCGCACTTGAAGGAGATGATCAACAAATACCAGAAGACGCTGTCGTGCCTGATGATCACGTATCCATCGACGAACGGTGTGTTCGAAGAAACGATTAGCGACATATGCAACATGGTGCACAATGCTGGCGGGCAGGTATACTTGGATGGCGCCAACATGAATGCTCAAGTAGGCTTGTGTCGACCCGGTGATTACGGCAGCGACGTGTCGCATCTCAATCTGCACAAAACGTTCTGCATTCCTCATGGGGGTGGCGGGCCTGGCATGGGTCCCATTGGAGT gaAACGACATCTTATACCTTTCCTGCCAAATCATCCCGTAGTAAATTTGGGCGACGACTATAACGACTTGAAGAATCTCGGTGCCGTATCGGCCGCGCCTTTCGGATCGTCCGCTATTCTACCGATCTCGTGGGCTTATATCAAGATGATGGGTCCGAAAGGCTTACGCAAAGCTACGCAAGTAGCTATTCTTAACGCCAACTATATGAGCAAGAGATTAGAGAAGTATTACAAAACGTTGTACAAGGGTGAGACTGGGCTGATCGCGCACGAGTTCATTCTAGATGTAAGAGATTTCAAGAAAACTGCCAACGTTGAGGCTGTTGATATTGCGAAGAGATTGATGGATTACGGTTTCCATGCGCCCACCATGAGTTGGCCCGTAGCCGGTACCTTGATGATAGAACCGACTGAATCCGAGGATAAGACTGAGTTGGATAGATTTTGTGATTCTTTAATct CCATAAGAAAGGAGATTGCAGACATCGAAGAAGGAAAACTGGACATTGCACAGAATCCCTTGAAATTGGCACCTCACACGCAAAAGCAAGTGGTAACGACCGAATGGAATCGACCATATTCGCGAGAGTTAGCAGCTTTTCCCGCT ACATTTGTGAAAGGAAGCAACAAGATTTGGCCAAGCGTTGGAAGAATAGATGACATATACGGTGATAAGAATCTATTTTGTACATGCCCGCCCATTTTACCAGAGCAACAATAG
- the LOC105207870 gene encoding glycine dehydrogenase (decarboxylating), mitochondrial isoform X1 encodes MQYTLKMARCSRLLNKHNIVAQHMRGLQLSSLQNKQNMNKLLPQKEEFQARHIGPREHEQIEMLKLIGFKSLDELTETAVPATILRKGDLNLEEPVTEYDLMKRITQISEKNYVWRSYIGMGYHNCCVPHTIMRNIFENPGWTTQYTPYQPEISQGRLEGLLNYQTMICDFTGMEVANASLLDEGTAAAEALALAYRHNKRKKLFVSDRVHPQTISVIATRAASLGLTLEVGDVFKVDTSGNDIAGILIQYPDTTGCIHDFEDIVQKSHANGTLVCAATDLLALAVLQPPSDFGVDVCVGTSQRFGVPLGYGGPHAGFFACRQKLVRLMPGRMIGVTRDSSGQDAYRLALQTREQHIRRDKATSNICTAQALLANMSAMYAVYHGPQGIRNIASRVHNLTLVLAKGLEVAGNAINNIYFFDTITVTPKDSVQTIKENANKAKINLRYFNDGKIGISLDETTTTEDVNDLFKIFSANITVEEVVKDENFLTKSLDKSDFHRTISYLQHPVFNSHHSETRIVRYMKSLENKDVSLVHSMIPLVIIFVSKILYLYVCLFTNINVYQGSCTMKLNSTTEMMPCSLKGFTDIHPFAPLEQAEGYQQLFAELERDLCAITGYDGISFQPNSGAQGEYAGLRAIQCYHESKGDKHRQVCLIPISAHGTNPASAQMAGMQVEPILVRKDGSVDLAHLKEMINKYQKTLSCLMITYPSTNGVFEETISDICNMVHNAGGQVYLDGANMNAQVGLCRPGDYGSDVSHLNLHKTFCIPHGGGGPGMGPIGVKRHLIPFLPNHPVVNLGDDYNDLKNLGAVSAAPFGSSAILPISWAYIKMMGPKGLRKATQVAILNANYMSKRLEKYYKTLYKGETGLIAHEFILDVRDFKKTANVEAVDIAKRLMDYGFHAPTMSWPVAGTLMIEPTESEDKTELDRFCDSLISIRKEIADIEEGKLDIAQNPLKLAPHTQKQVVTTEWNRPYSRELAAFPATFVKGSNKIWPSVGRIDDIYGDKNLFCTCPPILPEQQ; translated from the exons ATGCAGTACACTTTAAAGATGGCAAGGTGTTCCAGACTTTTAAATAAGCACAATATTGTGGCTCAACATATGCGTGGTTTGCAACTAAGTAGTTTACAGAATAAACAGAACATGAATAAATTGCTTCCACAAAAGGAGGAATTTCAAGCGAGGCACATTGGACCCAGGGAACACGAGCAGatagaaatgttaaaattaattggaTTTAAG AGTCTTGATGAATTAACGGAAACGGCAGTACCAGCTACGATTCTTCGCAAAGGAGATTTAAATCTCGAGGAGCCAGTTA cTGAGTACGACCTAATGAAGCGAATCACACAAATTTCTGAAAAGAATTATGTTTGGCGCTCTTACATAGGCATGGGGTACCATAACTGCTGCGTACCGCACACGATTATGCGTAACATTTTCGAAAATCCTGGATG GACTACGCAATACACTCCTTATCAGCCCGAGATTTCGCAAGGACGACTCGAAGGCCTGTTGAATTATCAAACCATGATATGTGACTTCACGGGGATGGAAGTGGCGAATGCCTCTCTGTTGGATGAAGGAACAGCGGCAGCGGAGGCTCTGGCGCTCGCATATAGgcacaataaaagaaaaaagttgtttGTCTCCGACCGAGTGCATCCTCAGACCATTAGTGTTATCGCGACACGCGCCGCATCCTTAGGTTTAACGCTAGAAGTCGGAGATGTGTTTAAAGTAGACACCAGTGGGAACGATATTGCTGGTATTCTCATACAATATCCCGATACAACTGGTTGCATTCATGATTTCGAGGACATTGTTCAAAAGTCGCACGCTAATGGg ACTCTTGTCTGCGCTGCCACAGACTTACTTGCTTTAGCTGTGCTTCAACCGCCAAGTGATTTTGGCGTCGATGTATGCGTGGGTACCAGCCAGCGTTTCGGAGTGCCTCTCGGGTATGGTGGGCCCCATGCCGGGTTTTTCGCATGCCGACAGAAGCTGGTGCGATTAATGCCCGGCAGAATGATAGGCGTCACGAGAGATTCCAGCGGACAGGACGCTTATCGGCTGGCTCTCCAAACGCGCGAGCAGCACATCAGGAGAGACAAAGCCACCAGCAATATCTGCACCGCACAAGCGTTGCTAGCTAACATGTCCGCGATGTACGCGGTGTATCATGGACCTCAGGGAATACGAAATATCGCAAGCAGAGTGCACAATTTAACGCTAGTTTTAGCGAAGGGTCTGGAGGTAGCTGGAAATGCgataaataacatttacttCTTCGATACCATTACAGTAACGCCAAAAGATTCTGTCCAGACGATAAAGGAAAATGCGAATAaggctaaaataaatttaag atattttaacgACGGTAAGATTGGAATATCTCTCgacgagacgacgacgacggaggaCGTGAATGAtcttttcaagatattttcGGCGAACATTACGGTTGAAGAAGTGGTCAAAGATGAAAACTTCCTAACGAAAAGTTTGGATAAGTCGGATTTTCATCGTACTATTTCATATTTACAACATCCCGTATTCAATAGCCATCATTCGGAAACGAGAATAGTTAGATACATGAAATCTCTGGAAAACAAGGATGTATCTCTCGTGCATAGCATGATTCCACTGgtgataatttttgtttcaaaaatattatacttgtaCGTTTGCCTCTTTactaatattaatgtttatcaGGGTTCTTGCACGATGAAGTTGAATTCAACGACGGAGATGATGCCTTGCAGTTTGAAAGGTTTCACAGACATACATCCTTTTGCTCCGCTTGAGCAGGCCGAAGGATACCAACAATTATTCGCTGAATTGGAGCGAGATCTATGCGCGATCACCGGTTACGACGGAATTAGTTTCCAACCGAATAGCGGAGCGCAAGGTGAATACGCGGGTCTGAGGGCTATACAATGCTATCACGAATCGAAGGGCGATAAGCATCGACAAGTCTGTTTAATTCCGATATCCGCGCACGGCACAAATCCCGCATCCGCTCAAATGGCGGGTATGCAGGTGGAACCGATCCTCGTGCGAAAAGACGGTTCAGTTGACTTGGCGCACTTGAAGGAGATGATCAACAAATACCAGAAGACGCTGTCGTGCCTGATGATCACGTATCCATCGACGAACGGTGTGTTCGAAGAAACGATTAGCGACATATGCAACATGGTGCACAATGCTGGCGGGCAGGTATACTTGGATGGCGCCAACATGAATGCTCAAGTAGGCTTGTGTCGACCCGGTGATTACGGCAGCGACGTGTCGCATCTCAATCTGCACAAAACGTTCTGCATTCCTCATGGGGGTGGCGGGCCTGGCATGGGTCCCATTGGAGT gaAACGACATCTTATACCTTTCCTGCCAAATCATCCCGTAGTAAATTTGGGCGACGACTATAACGACTTGAAGAATCTCGGTGCCGTATCGGCCGCGCCTTTCGGATCGTCCGCTATTCTACCGATCTCGTGGGCTTATATCAAGATGATGGGTCCGAAAGGCTTACGCAAAGCTACGCAAGTAGCTATTCTTAACGCCAACTATATGAGCAAGAGATTAGAGAAGTATTACAAAACGTTGTACAAGGGTGAGACTGGGCTGATCGCGCACGAGTTCATTCTAGATGTAAGAGATTTCAAGAAAACTGCCAACGTTGAGGCTGTTGATATTGCGAAGAGATTGATGGATTACGGTTTCCATGCGCCCACCATGAGTTGGCCCGTAGCCGGTACCTTGATGATAGAACCGACTGAATCCGAGGATAAGACTGAGTTGGATAGATTTTGTGATTCTTTAATct CCATAAGAAAGGAGATTGCAGACATCGAAGAAGGAAAACTGGACATTGCACAGAATCCCTTGAAATTGGCACCTCACACGCAAAAGCAAGTGGTAACGACCGAATGGAATCGACCATATTCGCGAGAGTTAGCAGCTTTTCCCGCT ACATTTGTGAAAGGAAGCAACAAGATTTGGCCAAGCGTTGGAAGAATAGATGACATATACGGTGATAAGAATCTATTTTGTACATGCCCGCCCATTTTACCAGAGCAACAATAG